CGGGGTACTCGTAGGGGGCATTGTCGCACATCGCTCTCGTTGACGTGTCAGCCCGTGTCAGTCGACGTGTCAGCCCGTGTCAGTCGACGTGTCGGCCATGCGGCACGGGGGAGTCCCTGGGACCGTGTGCGCTCGTGGTGAGGCGATGCGGTCCTCATCGGACACACGGCATGGAATCTGCACCGGCGCGGTGCCATGAGCGTGGAATACAAAATCAAGGTTCGCACGGGCGCTCGTCTGGGGTCAGGGACGGACACCGACATCAGCGTCGTTCTGGTGGGCTCACTGGGAGAAAGCGAGCAGCACGTCCTGAACAAGCGCTTCCACAACGACTTCGAGGCGGGGGCGGAGGATGTCTATACGCTCCAGACCCGGGATGTCGGTGAGTTGCTGCTGCTGCGCTTCACCAACTCCGGGGGTCTGGCGGCTGACTGGCTCCTCGACTTCGCCCATGTCACCTCGGGTGACAAGAGCTGGCACTTTCCACACTACCGCTGGGTCCTGGGCGGTACGACGGTCGAGGTCCTCGAGGGCTCGGCCGTGTTGCCGCAGAACGTGCGTCACGTGCGCACGGTGGAGGCCCGCCGCGCGCAGCTCGAGAACCGCAAGAAGATGTACCCCTGGCGCCCCGCCGAGGCGACCGCCGGGTTGCCCGGCGCGCTCGACATCAGCAAGGAGCGTCCGCTGCCCAAGGACGAGCTGTATCGGAACCTGACCGAGGGCAGCTACGAGACTGTCATCGCCAGGACGATGGCCACGCTCCGGCTGCACCTGCCCCTCCTGGCCGATGCCTGGAATGGGTTGGTGGATACGCTCGGCATTCTCAAGCACCTGGAACTGCCCAAGCTCGCCGAGCGGTGGCAGGACGATCACGAGTTCGCGCGGCAGGCCGTCCAGGGCGTCAATCCGCTCCACATCACGAGCATCACCGCCCTGCCCGAGGGAATGCCGCTCACGGACCACGAGGTCCGGGGCCTTTTGTCGCCGGGCACCTCGCTGGTGGGGGCACTCGAAGCCAGGCGGGTGTTCCTGCTCGACTTCGAGGTGCTCGAGGGCATTCCCATGTTCCGCAAGGTCGACGAGCACGGAGTCGAGGAGCGGCGCTGGGCGCCCGCGTCCCGGTGCCTGCTCTACCTCGAGGATTCCCAGCGGCTGCGTCCGCTCGCGATCCAGCTGGGCCGTGACCCCGCGAAGGATCCCGTGTTCACCCCGAACGATTCCGAGGCGGATTGGCTCGCCGCGAAGATCTACCTGCGTTGCAGCGAGGGCAACGCCCACCAGATGATCGCGCACGCGCTGCGCACGCACTTCGTGGTGGAGCCGTTCGTCATGGCGACGATGCGCAACCTGCCGGATCCGCACCCCATCTACAAACTGATGCGCCGCCACTTCCGCTACACGCTCGCCATCAACGAGGGGGCGCGCAAGGGCCTGCTCGACGAGGGCGGCGTGTTCGACGACTTCATCGCCACCGGTGGTCCGGACAAGGGACACATCAAGCTGGGCCAGAAGGGCTTCCAGCGCTGGAAACTGGCGGACAACAAGCCGCGCCTGGACCTCCAGCGCCGGGGCGTGCTCGATCCCGCCATCCTGCCCGACTACCCGTACCGGGATGATGCCCTGCCGCTGTGGGACGCGCTCGAGGAGTTCGTGGGAGGCGTGCTCGCCCCCTTCTACAAGTCCGACGCCGACCTGGTGAACGACACCGAGATACAGGCCTGGTGGGCGGATCTCCTCGAGCACGGCATCCCCGTCGACAAGATGCCCTGTGCCAGGCTCGAGCGCGTCGCGGACCTCGCCGACATCCTCACCACCGTGCTCTACACGGGCAGCGTCCACCACGCCGCGGTGAACTACCTCCAGTACGAGCACTACGCCTTCGTCCCCAACGCGCCGCTGTGCATGCGCAAGCCTCCCCCGGCGCAGAAGGGCGTGCTGCGCCTGGAAGACATCACCGAGATGATTCCGACCAGATCCCAGACCCTCTGGCAGGTCGCCATCGGACGCGCGCTCGCCAGCTTCGGCGAGGACGAGGAGTTCCTGCTCAACGAGGGTGGGTGGAGGGAGACGTACTTCCAGGAGCCCGGGTTCCTCGCCATCCGGGAGCGGCTCTACGAGCGGTTGCGTGCCCAGCTCGAGGCGGTGAAGGCCCGCAACGCGAAGCGCGACGTCCCCTACACGGTGCTCCAGCCAGACCGGGTCCCTTGCGGCATCACCGTCTGAGTCGTTGCTCCTCCCGCCCCACCCGTGTCTCCAAGGAGTCCATCCGTGCCGAACCCGCTGTCTCGAGGTCTGTTCAACCTGTTCTTCGGCTCCAGACGCCGGGCCTTCGCGTCCCTGCCCGGGCCCGTGCCTGGAATCCTCGGCAACGCCGGAGACTTCCTCGGTGGCGAGAAGCCCTGGAACGTCTGTGCGCGCTACGGCCGTGAGTACGGAGGCGTCACCCTGGTCTGGCTGGGGCCCAAACCGGCCCTGGTGCTCAACGATCCCACGCTCATCGAGCAGGTGCTCGACTCCCGCCGCATGGAGTTCGAGAAGGGCTCGCTCCACGAGCAACTCAAGCCGACCACGACGGAGCACTCGATCTTCATCGCGAACCTGAATGGGGACTGGGCCACGAAGCGCCAGCAGGATCCCTTCGTCCAGTCCTGGTCACCCCGGTGGCTGGCCGCCCAGGTCGCCCCCATGCAGGCGGTGATCACCGAGGCCGTCAACGCCCTCATCGCGAGCGGGAAGACGGTCGATCTCGCGCCCGTGCTCCGCCGGCTGACGTTCGACGCCTTCGCCGTTGCTGGCATGGGCGAGAAGACACCGGACTCGGTGTACGAGGACTTCATGCTGCTCGCCAAGGGGGCGGATGCGCGGCTCCAGTCCAATCTGCCCTTGAGGTTCGTCTCGTTGCCCAAGGGCTTCGAGGCCGCCCGTGAGCGGTTCTACCGGTTCTTCGAGGAGCGTCTCGGTGCCTTGCGCCGCTCCCCCAAGCCGGAGGCCACGGACCTGATGTCATGGATGCTGCGCGAGATGCCCGGCTTCGACGACAAGTGGCTGGCGCGCCACGTCGCGCTGATGTTCTACGGCGGTGTCTTCTCGTCGAGCACCACGCTGGTGGGCGCGTTCCACCAGGTGCAGAAGCACCCCGGCGCCGAGGCGCGGCTCGTGACCGAGGCCGCCACGTTCGCCGGGGGGCCACCCACCCTCGAGCGTTTGAACGACGCGCGGTGGCTCGAGGCCGTCACCCTCGAGGCGCTGCGGATTCTTCCCGCGGTCCGCGTCTTCATCCGCACCCCGGTCAAGGACGTGCAGTTCGCCGGCGTCACGTTGCCGGCGGGGACGACACTCATGATCTCCAACCAGCACCTGCACCGAGACCCCACGCACTGGCCCAACCCGGACTCCTTCGAGCCCGAGCGATGGCTGGACGGAGGCCTGGCGAGAGATCCCATCGGCAGCGGCCACTTCTTCCCGTTCGGCCGGGGCCCGCGCATGTGCGTGGCCACCGACTTCGCCATGGTGTTCCTGCGCACGGCCATCGCGACGATCGCCGCTCGCGCCAGGGTCCAGGTCGCCTCGACGGAGCCCTTCGAGGAGGGCTTCTTCTTCGGCGTGGTCCTCCCCACGAACGTCCACGCGAAGTTCATCGCGCGCTGAGCCGTGGCTCCCAGGCCCCCTACCCCGCCCCTTCTGGGAGGGTGGCCTGGGTCATGGGGCCAGGTGCCCTGGCTCAGCGGTGGAGCGTCCAGGTGCCGCCGTTCCAGTCGATTCCGACGTAGCGCCGATGGTGGATGTCGTACACCACGTGTCTCATGTGGGCCTGCTGCGGGGCCGTCTTTCCCGCGCACCAGTCACCGTCGTAACTGCTGACCACCTCGTTGGCGAAGGCCACGACGTCTCCGTACTCGGTGTCGAAGACCGCTGGGCCCTTATGGGGGAAGGGCAGCTCAGAGTCCTTGGCCTGCCAACCGGAGTCGGTCCACGCGTACCAGTCCCACAGTGGCAGGCCCTGGACGCCAGAGCCCGCCACCAGGAGCAGCTCGCCATGCCGGCAGTCGAAGACGAGTCCAGCGTACTGGCGATGGCCAAACCCAGGCCCCACTTCATCCTTGAGTGACCAGGTTTCATCGAGCTCCCATGTCGCCAGGCCGTCCGCGAAGAAGACGATGCGCTGACGGGAGGCGTCGTACCTCATGACGCCGAGACCCGACGGAGCGCCCTTGGAGCCTGGATCGACCTGGATCTGGAGATTCCGCCAGCTGGTGCCATCCCAGGCGTACGTCTGGGGCCCTTCGGATGCAGCGGTGTCGAGCGCCACCAGCTGTTGCCGACGAGGGTCGAACGTCAGGCTCGAGAAGTCCGCGGGTGTCGTTGCCGCGAGCTTGCTCCATCGGGCTCCATCGAACGTCCACGTGCTGCCCTGGCCCACCGCCACGACCTGGTCCCGTACCGGATCGTAAGCAAGCAGAGAGAAGCCGCCGCCACCCGCTTCCGGGACCGGAACCCAGGTCCCGAACAGGTAGGGCTGGCCACCGTCGGCGAGAACGTAGCCACCCCCGTCCCTGACGTACGCGGGGTCCTTCGGCAGGCATTCCCGTGAGGGCATGGAACGATACGACGGGTTCACGGGGCATTCGCCGTCGAGCTCCACTGGCGGGCCCGCGTCCGGGTCCATTCCCCCATCACGCCCACCGTCATCGGGCGGGCTCCCCGGGCACCCCACGAGGAGCATCATGAAAGCCAGGGCCGCGGCAGCACGTGTCATCATCGTCATGCCGCCGT
This region of Archangium lipolyticum genomic DNA includes:
- a CDS encoding lipoxygenase family protein, translated to MSVEYKIKVRTGARLGSGTDTDISVVLVGSLGESEQHVLNKRFHNDFEAGAEDVYTLQTRDVGELLLLRFTNSGGLAADWLLDFAHVTSGDKSWHFPHYRWVLGGTTVEVLEGSAVLPQNVRHVRTVEARRAQLENRKKMYPWRPAEATAGLPGALDISKERPLPKDELYRNLTEGSYETVIARTMATLRLHLPLLADAWNGLVDTLGILKHLELPKLAERWQDDHEFARQAVQGVNPLHITSITALPEGMPLTDHEVRGLLSPGTSLVGALEARRVFLLDFEVLEGIPMFRKVDEHGVEERRWAPASRCLLYLEDSQRLRPLAIQLGRDPAKDPVFTPNDSEADWLAAKIYLRCSEGNAHQMIAHALRTHFVVEPFVMATMRNLPDPHPIYKLMRRHFRYTLAINEGARKGLLDEGGVFDDFIATGGPDKGHIKLGQKGFQRWKLADNKPRLDLQRRGVLDPAILPDYPYRDDALPLWDALEEFVGGVLAPFYKSDADLVNDTEIQAWWADLLEHGIPVDKMPCARLERVADLADILTTVLYTGSVHHAAVNYLQYEHYAFVPNAPLCMRKPPPAQKGVLRLEDITEMIPTRSQTLWQVAIGRALASFGEDEEFLLNEGGWRETYFQEPGFLAIRERLYERLRAQLEAVKARNAKRDVPYTVLQPDRVPCGITV
- a CDS encoding cytochrome P450, which translates into the protein MPNPLSRGLFNLFFGSRRRAFASLPGPVPGILGNAGDFLGGEKPWNVCARYGREYGGVTLVWLGPKPALVLNDPTLIEQVLDSRRMEFEKGSLHEQLKPTTTEHSIFIANLNGDWATKRQQDPFVQSWSPRWLAAQVAPMQAVITEAVNALIASGKTVDLAPVLRRLTFDAFAVAGMGEKTPDSVYEDFMLLAKGADARLQSNLPLRFVSLPKGFEAARERFYRFFEERLGALRRSPKPEATDLMSWMLREMPGFDDKWLARHVALMFYGGVFSSSTTLVGAFHQVQKHPGAEARLVTEAATFAGGPPTLERLNDARWLEAVTLEALRILPAVRVFIRTPVKDVQFAGVTLPAGTTLMISNQHLHRDPTHWPNPDSFEPERWLDGGLARDPIGSGHFFPFGRGPRMCVATDFAMVFLRTAIATIAARARVQVASTEPFEEGFFFGVVLPTNVHAKFIAR